The following coding sequences lie in one Niabella agricola genomic window:
- a CDS encoding RagB/SusD family nutrient uptake outer membrane protein, which produces MKSIYTFYLLCAGAILFSAASCTKLNEEFRGELEEGTSNVSADGLLITAYSSLLVPYQQDQRWVLQEISTDAAIAPTRGGDWDDNGIYRAIHQHRWNADNGFMNSTFVSLGTTVYNATNVLRFNPSKQQEAEARFLRALAMFDMIDLYGVVTIREGEALDDFRIAPKVLQAGEGLDYIIKELNEILPALPNGQLTAAYVASKDAARALLMKVYLNKGAFLNRQSPSFDAADMNQVITLAKAITNTGTYKVSEAGKYFDNFAPDNDVKSTENIFTLYNQNGKRGGSVDRTWNTIAHYNMTPGGWNGWCTLSDYYDKFAASDERRGIYYKYPADTMSNPGKRQNVGFYIGQMYNLTTDKPLMARNPANTPLVFTRAVTIRTSGATLETAGIRPMKYAYDYSSSGQKNNDWVVFRYSDVLLMQAEAVLRGGTGSTAGEVLALINKIRGNRGIGALGSLTLDNVLDERARELYWEGWRRQDLIRFGKFLQPFQEKPGTSDPKYLVFAIPSQQIAVNPNLKQNPGY; this is translated from the coding sequence ATGAAATCGATATACACATTTTACTTATTATGCGCCGGTGCGATACTTTTTTCAGCGGCTTCCTGTACCAAACTTAATGAAGAGTTCAGAGGCGAGCTGGAAGAAGGCACCTCAAATGTGAGCGCCGACGGGCTTTTGATTACCGCCTATTCATCGCTGCTGGTGCCCTATCAGCAGGATCAGCGCTGGGTATTGCAGGAAATATCAACGGATGCCGCCATAGCCCCTACACGCGGTGGCGACTGGGATGATAACGGTATTTACCGGGCTATACACCAGCACCGCTGGAACGCCGATAATGGTTTTATGAATAGCACCTTCGTAAGCCTGGGCACTACAGTTTACAATGCTACGAATGTCTTGCGCTTTAATCCGAGTAAACAACAAGAAGCAGAAGCACGTTTTTTACGCGCACTGGCCATGTTTGATATGATCGACCTCTACGGGGTTGTAACCATCCGGGAAGGCGAAGCACTCGATGATTTCAGAATTGCGCCCAAAGTGCTGCAGGCCGGCGAAGGGCTCGATTATATCATTAAGGAACTGAATGAAATCCTGCCTGCACTTCCCAATGGACAGCTGACGGCTGCCTATGTAGCCAGCAAGGATGCAGCGCGGGCATTGTTAATGAAAGTATACCTGAATAAGGGAGCCTTTTTGAACCGGCAATCACCTTCCTTTGATGCAGCAGATATGAACCAGGTAATAACCCTGGCCAAAGCCATCACAAACACAGGTACGTACAAGGTTTCCGAAGCAGGAAAATACTTCGACAACTTTGCCCCGGATAACGACGTAAAGTCCACCGAAAATATTTTCACACTATACAATCAAAACGGGAAAAGAGGCGGATCAGTAGACCGCACCTGGAATACGATTGCGCATTACAACATGACGCCTGGTGGCTGGAATGGCTGGTGTACCCTTTCTGATTATTACGACAAATTCGCCGCCTCCGACGAAAGAAGAGGCATCTATTACAAATATCCGGCAGATACGATGAGCAACCCGGGCAAGCGTCAGAATGTAGGATTTTATATCGGACAAATGTACAATCTCACAACCGACAAGCCCCTGATGGCAAGAAACCCTGCCAACACACCATTGGTGTTTACCAGGGCTGTAACGATCCGTACTTCAGGCGCCACCCTGGAAACAGCCGGCATCCGTCCTATGAAATATGCCTATGATTATTCAAGCTCCGGGCAAAAAAATAACGACTGGGTGGTGTTTCGTTATTCGGATGTATTGCTAATGCAGGCAGAAGCTGTTCTAAGAGGCGGCACCGGCAGCACTGCCGGGGAAGTGCTGGCCCTGATCAATAAGATCCGCGGCAACCGGGGTATTGGTGCATTGGGTTCGCTGACGCTCGATAATGTACTGGATGAACGCGCACGCGAACTGTACTGGGAAGGATGGCGCCGGCAAGACCTCATCCGCTTCGGGAAATTCCTGCAACCTTTCCAGGAAAAACCCGGGACCTCAGATCCCAAATATCTTGTTTTCGCTATTCCCAGTCAGCAGATTGCTGTAAACCCCAACTTAAAGCAAAATCCGGGCTACTGA